A region of Rhizorhabdus wittichii RW1 DNA encodes the following proteins:
- a CDS encoding Activator of Hsp90 ATPase 1 family protein (PFAM: Activator of Hsp90 ATPase 1 family protein), whose translation MHDLTLTRLIDAPRDKLFRCWTDPELIPLWFCPPPWGVSKAEVDLRPGGSCLIVMRGPEGQEMPNPGVYLEVVPNEKLVFTDAFTSAWEPSEKPFMTGILTFADEAGKTRYTATVRHWTAEDKAQHEAMGFHEGWGIATDQLEALAKRI comes from the coding sequence ATGCACGACCTCACCCTGACCCGCCTGATCGACGCGCCGCGCGACAAGCTGTTCCGCTGCTGGACCGATCCCGAGCTGATCCCGCTGTGGTTCTGCCCGCCGCCCTGGGGCGTGTCGAAGGCCGAGGTCGATCTGCGGCCCGGCGGTTCGTGCCTGATCGTGATGCGCGGTCCCGAAGGGCAGGAGATGCCCAATCCCGGCGTCTATCTGGAGGTCGTCCCGAACGAGAAGCTGGTCTTCACCGACGCCTTCACCAGCGCCTGGGAACCGTCGGAGAAGCCGTTCATGACCGGCATCCTCACCTTCGCCGACGAAGCCGGCAAGACCCGCTACACCGCGACCGTCCGCCACTGGACCGCCGAGGACAAGGCCCAGCACGAGGCGATGGGATTCCATGAGGGCTGGGGCATCGCGACCGACCAGCTCGAGGCGCTGGCCAAGCGGATCTGA
- a CDS encoding phosphate ABC transporter, inner membrane subunit PstC (TIGRFAM: phosphate ABC transporter, inner membrane subunit PstC~PFAM: binding-protein-dependent transport systems inner membrane component) gives MASAAPPDTARFGKPGSTGETLFHAACFGAATLLLVTLGGVVVSLAIGGWPAIEHFGFGFLTSSEWNPVTEVYGAAGPVVGTLVTALLALVMALPLAIGVAVFLVEFCPRPVAQPVAIAVELLAGIPSIVYGMWGLFVLAPWFAEHVQLPLMMEAEPGSWQETLFSGIPNGANIFTASVILAIMILPYMAAVFRELFMTVPAQLREAAYGLGCTPFEVIRAVVIPYVRRGMVGVIMLGLGRALGETMAVTFIIGNAHGFPDSVFASGSTIASTIANEFAEATSDMHSAALVALGLVLFLITFGVLAIARALLGSQRH, from the coding sequence ATGGCCAGCGCTGCTCCACCTGACACCGCACGCTTCGGAAAGCCCGGCTCGACGGGGGAGACCCTGTTCCACGCCGCCTGCTTCGGGGCGGCGACCCTGCTGCTGGTCACGCTGGGCGGGGTGGTCGTCAGCCTCGCGATCGGCGGCTGGCCGGCGATCGAGCATTTCGGCTTCGGCTTCCTCACCTCCAGCGAGTGGAACCCCGTCACCGAGGTCTACGGCGCGGCCGGGCCGGTGGTCGGCACCCTGGTCACCGCGCTGCTGGCGCTGGTGATGGCCTTGCCGCTCGCGATCGGCGTGGCGGTCTTCCTGGTCGAATTCTGCCCGCGCCCGGTGGCCCAGCCGGTGGCGATCGCGGTCGAGCTGCTCGCCGGCATCCCCTCGATCGTCTACGGCATGTGGGGCCTGTTCGTCCTTGCCCCCTGGTTCGCCGAACATGTCCAGCTTCCGCTGATGATGGAGGCCGAGCCCGGCTCCTGGCAAGAGACGCTGTTCTCCGGCATCCCCAACGGCGCCAATATCTTCACCGCCTCGGTGATCCTCGCGATCATGATCCTGCCCTATATGGCGGCGGTGTTCCGCGAGCTGTTCATGACCGTCCCGGCGCAGCTCCGCGAGGCGGCCTACGGCCTCGGCTGCACCCCGTTCGAGGTGATCCGCGCGGTCGTCATCCCCTATGTCCGGCGCGGCATGGTCGGCGTGATCATGCTCGGCCTCGGCCGCGCGCTGGGCGAGACGATGGCGGTCACCTTCATCATCGGCAACGCCCACGGCTTCCCCGATTCGGTGTTCGCCTCGGGCTCGACCATCGCCTCGACGATCGCCAACGAGTTCGCCGAGGCGACCAGCGACATGCACAGCGCCGCGCTCGTCGCGCTCGGCCTCGTCCTCTTCCTGATCACCTTCGGGGTGCTCGCGATCGCTCGCGCGCTCCTCGGCAGCCAGCGCCATTGA
- a CDS encoding phosphate ABC transporter, ATPase subunit (TIGRFAM: phosphate ABC transporter, ATPase subunit~PFAM: ABC transporter related~SMART: AAA ATPase) produces MTDLPSHLSEEVHLAFPSRDALAIEARKLDFFYGRTQALYGVDLPVERHKITALIGPSGCGKSTLLRALNRIYDLYPRQHAVGRILLDGHDVLADRKSLQRLRDRDGGGDDTAMVRSPVDVAGLRARVGMVFQKPTPFPMSIYDNVAFGVRLYQRKSRAEMDQIVETALRRAALWDEVKDKLHSSGLGLSGGQQQRLCVARGIAVEPDVLLLDEPASALDPVSTAKLEETLIELRQDFTIVIVTHNLQQAARISNYTGFMYLGRMMEFQPTEELFANPRGQRTRDYVTGRFG; encoded by the coding sequence ATGACCGACCTTCCGTCGCACCTGTCCGAGGAAGTCCATCTCGCCTTTCCCTCGCGCGACGCGCTCGCGATCGAGGCGCGCAAGCTCGACTTCTTCTATGGCAGGACGCAGGCCCTCTACGGGGTCGACCTGCCGGTCGAGCGGCACAAGATCACCGCGCTGATCGGCCCGTCGGGCTGCGGCAAGTCGACCCTGCTGCGCGCGCTCAACCGGATCTACGATCTCTATCCCAGGCAGCATGCCGTCGGCCGCATCCTGCTCGACGGGCATGACGTGCTTGCCGACCGCAAGAGCCTGCAGCGGCTGCGCGACCGCGACGGCGGCGGGGACGATACGGCGATGGTCCGCTCGCCGGTCGACGTCGCCGGCCTGCGCGCCCGCGTCGGCATGGTGTTCCAGAAGCCGACGCCCTTCCCGATGTCGATCTACGACAATGTCGCCTTCGGCGTGCGCCTCTACCAGCGCAAGAGCCGGGCCGAGATGGACCAGATCGTCGAGACGGCGCTGCGCCGCGCGGCGCTGTGGGACGAGGTGAAGGACAAGCTCCACTCGTCGGGCCTCGGCCTGTCGGGCGGGCAGCAGCAGCGCCTGTGCGTCGCGCGCGGCATCGCGGTCGAACCCGACGTGCTGCTGCTCGACGAGCCGGCCTCGGCGCTCGATCCTGTGTCCACCGCCAAGCTCGAGGAGACGCTGATCGAGCTGCGCCAGGACTTCACGATCGTGATCGTGACCCACAACCTCCAGCAGGCGGCGCGCATCTCCAACTATACCGGCTTCATGTATCTGGGCCGGATGAT
- a CDS encoding amidohydrolase (PFAM: amidohydrolase; Amidohydrolase 3) yields the protein MRNSSNRRHLSRASGAGAALLLSLAIATAQARAEDFAITHVSVIPMDRERVIPDQTLLVHDGHILRYGPAASTLPPKGGKLIDGRGRYVIPGLSDMHVHIPVGGPTINGSAEGSVSPDAARAFLDLFIANGVTTVRNMAGGEPHLLLRDAINAGKVEGPRIFTASAIMDGDPPLTSYTMAFGKPDAARAYVRWSARKGFDFIKVYSTLGTDVFDAVVDEAGKQKLPITGHLPQLVSFDHALRGMRSIEHLSGFDVAFWPDPSKVSAGIPDLYTGFAFGTTAKIEELVAKVKKAGVWNDPTLVVYDRLTNELDREKRQDLPEGRYLPAELRDDTLFNQVFDARHRSNLEGSRSVRLAIVKALSDAGAPLLTGTDSPALVVVPGFSLHTELKHFVEAGLTPYQALAASTAEPARYLDRVGQFGTIVPGASADLVLLAANPLEDIDNVDRIEGVMVRGRWYPRQEIDATLEAHAAKFAAPE from the coding sequence ATGCGCAATTCCAGCAACAGGAGGCATCTCTCGCGGGCGTCCGGTGCCGGTGCGGCCTTGCTGCTTTCGCTGGCGATCGCAACCGCGCAAGCGCGGGCCGAGGATTTCGCGATCACCCATGTCTCGGTCATCCCGATGGACCGGGAACGGGTGATTCCGGACCAGACGCTTCTCGTCCATGATGGCCATATCCTCCGCTACGGCCCGGCCGCCTCGACGCTGCCCCCGAAGGGCGGCAAGCTTATCGATGGCCGTGGCCGCTATGTCATTCCGGGCTTGAGCGACATGCACGTCCACATCCCGGTGGGCGGTCCGACGATCAACGGGTCGGCCGAGGGGAGCGTTTCCCCGGATGCCGCGCGGGCCTTCCTCGACCTGTTCATCGCCAACGGCGTTACCACGGTCAGGAACATGGCGGGCGGCGAGCCTCACCTCCTGCTCCGGGACGCCATCAATGCCGGGAAAGTCGAAGGGCCGCGCATCTTCACGGCATCGGCGATCATGGACGGAGACCCCCCGCTCACCTCCTACACCATGGCTTTCGGCAAGCCGGACGCCGCGCGTGCCTATGTCCGATGGTCGGCGCGGAAAGGGTTCGATTTCATCAAGGTCTATTCGACGCTGGGAACCGATGTCTTCGACGCCGTCGTGGACGAGGCCGGGAAGCAGAAGCTGCCGATCACCGGCCACCTGCCTCAGCTCGTCAGCTTCGACCACGCCTTGCGGGGCATGCGGTCGATCGAGCATCTCTCCGGCTTCGACGTGGCATTCTGGCCGGACCCGTCGAAGGTCTCGGCTGGCATTCCCGATCTCTATACGGGCTTCGCTTTCGGCACGACGGCAAAGATCGAGGAGCTCGTGGCGAAGGTGAAGAAGGCCGGCGTCTGGAACGATCCGACACTTGTCGTCTACGATCGTCTTACCAACGAGCTCGATCGCGAGAAGCGGCAGGACCTGCCGGAGGGCAGATATCTTCCGGCCGAGCTGCGCGACGACACTCTCTTCAACCAGGTGTTCGACGCGCGGCACCGGTCGAACCTGGAAGGCAGTCGATCCGTTCGGCTGGCCATCGTCAAGGCATTGAGCGACGCCGGTGCGCCATTGCTCACCGGCACCGATTCACCGGCGCTGGTGGTCGTGCCCGGCTTTTCCCTGCATACCGAGCTCAAGCATTTCGTCGAAGCCGGACTGACGCCCTATCAGGCGCTTGCCGCCTCGACGGCCGAGCCGGCGCGCTATCTCGATCGCGTCGGGCAGTTCGGAACCATCGTTCCCGGCGCCAGCGCGGATCTGGTGCTCCTCGCGGCAAATCCACTCGAAGATATCGACAATGTCGACCGTATCGAGGGAGTGATGGTGCGCGGCCGCTGGTATCCCAGGCAGGAGATCGATGCGACGCTCGAGGCCCATGCGGCGAAATTCGCCGCACCCGAATAG
- a CDS encoding peptidase S9, prolyl oligopeptidase active site domain protein (PFAM: peptidase S9, prolyl oligopeptidase active site domain protein): protein MTVRWIAAALALAATGASAQTDLATAFGAREQIEQISLSPDGSRLAYVVPTAGQGSALLTFAPGVDKEPKVAFAMNGEPDRLSDCNWIANDRLVCGIWGLAQPAELANAGIIPYSRVVAIDANGGNPRMLSAMHNSNSRGYNLRGGEVIDWLPEEDGNVLMTRNQLPDSRLGTRLGKSEEGMTVDKVDTRTLSSSRVESAQQDVSTYISDGHGTLRIKAIQQNEGGRDSGVIRYYYRQAGSKKWEPLSDYNYVTEDGFEPDSVDYERNAVYGFRKKNGLKAVYRIALDGSLKEELVYSRLDVDVDKLIHIGRRNRVIGASYATDIRQAVYFDADLAKLRDSLAKALPGQPMVRIVDSSMDEKKLLIWAGSDKDPGVYYILDRTTKQMATFQPNRPQLEGVQLAEMKPVSYPAADGTMIPGYLTLPAGSAGKNLPAIVMPHGGPGARDTWGFDWLAQYYAARGFAVLQPNFRGSTGYGDDWYLQNGFKSWPTAVSDIGDGARWMIKQGIADPSKLAAVGWSYGGYAALQSAVVDPALFKAIVAIAPVTDLPLLKEQSRWWSDYRLVSDFIGSGPQVLQGSPARNAAQIKAPVMLFHGTMDRNVNVEQTRVMDRALAAAGVPHKTVIFENRDHQIEDGAMRARMLRDSDAFLRQSMGM, encoded by the coding sequence ATGACTGTCAGATGGATCGCGGCCGCGCTGGCGCTGGCCGCTACGGGCGCATCGGCGCAGACCGATCTCGCGACTGCCTTCGGCGCGCGCGAGCAGATCGAGCAGATCAGCCTGTCGCCCGACGGATCGCGGCTGGCCTATGTCGTCCCGACCGCAGGGCAGGGCTCGGCGCTGCTGACTTTCGCGCCCGGGGTCGACAAGGAGCCCAAGGTCGCCTTCGCCATGAACGGCGAGCCCGATCGCCTGTCGGACTGCAACTGGATCGCCAACGACCGGCTGGTGTGCGGGATATGGGGCCTCGCCCAGCCCGCCGAGTTGGCCAATGCGGGTATCATCCCCTATTCGCGGGTCGTCGCGATCGACGCCAATGGCGGCAATCCGCGCATGCTCAGCGCGATGCACAACAGCAATTCGCGCGGCTACAACCTGCGCGGCGGCGAGGTGATCGACTGGCTGCCGGAGGAGGACGGCAACGTCCTGATGACCCGCAACCAGCTTCCCGACTCCCGCCTGGGCACGCGCCTGGGCAAGAGCGAGGAAGGCATGACGGTGGACAAGGTCGACACGCGCACGCTCAGCTCGTCGCGCGTCGAAAGCGCCCAGCAGGATGTCTCCACCTATATCAGCGACGGCCACGGCACGCTGCGGATCAAGGCGATCCAGCAGAATGAGGGTGGCCGCGACAGCGGCGTGATCCGCTATTATTACCGGCAGGCGGGCAGCAAGAAATGGGAGCCGCTGTCCGATTACAACTATGTCACCGAGGATGGGTTCGAGCCGGACTCGGTCGATTATGAGCGCAACGCCGTCTATGGCTTCCGCAAGAAGAACGGCCTCAAGGCCGTCTATCGCATCGCGCTCGACGGATCGCTCAAGGAGGAGCTGGTCTATTCGCGGCTCGATGTCGACGTCGATAAGCTGATCCATATCGGCCGGCGCAACCGCGTGATCGGCGCCAGCTATGCCACCGATATCCGCCAGGCGGTCTATTTCGACGCCGACCTCGCCAAGCTCAGGGACTCGCTGGCCAAGGCGCTGCCGGGGCAGCCGATGGTCCGCATCGTCGATTCGAGCATGGACGAGAAGAAGCTGCTGATCTGGGCGGGCAGCGACAAGGATCCGGGCGTCTATTATATCCTCGACCGGACGACCAAGCAGATGGCGACCTTCCAGCCGAACCGGCCGCAGCTCGAAGGCGTCCAGCTCGCCGAGATGAAGCCGGTGTCCTATCCGGCCGCCGACGGCACCATGATCCCCGGCTATCTGACCTTGCCGGCCGGCAGCGCGGGCAAGAACCTCCCCGCGATCGTCATGCCGCATGGCGGCCCCGGCGCGCGCGACACATGGGGTTTCGATTGGCTGGCGCAATATTATGCGGCGCGCGGCTTCGCCGTGCTGCAGCCCAATTTCCGCGGATCGACCGGCTATGGCGATGACTGGTATCTGCAGAACGGCTTCAAGTCCTGGCCGACGGCGGTCTCCGACATCGGCGACGGGGCGCGCTGGATGATCAAGCAGGGGATCGCCGATCCCAGCAAGCTCGCGGCGGTCGGCTGGTCCTATGGCGGCTATGCGGCGCTCCAGTCGGCGGTGGTCGACCCCGCCTTGTTCAAGGCGATCGTCGCGATCGCCCCGGTGACCGACCTGCCGCTGCTCAAGGAGCAGTCGCGCTGGTGGAGCGATTATCGCCTCGTCAGCGACTTCATCGGATCGGGACCGCAGGTGCTGCAGGGATCGCCCGCGCGCAACGCGGCGCAGATCAAGGCCCCGGTGATGCTGTTCCACGGCACGATGGACCGCAACGTCAATGTCGAGCAGACGCGGGTGATGGACCGGGCGCTGGCCGCGGCCGGCGTCCCGCACAAGACGGTGATCTTCGAGAACCGCGACCACCAGATCGAGGACGGCGCGATGCGCGCACGGATGCTCCGCGACAGCGATGCCTTCCTGCGCCAGTCGATGGGGATGTGA
- a CDS encoding DGPFAETKE family protein (PFAM: DGPFAETKE family protein) — protein sequence MLYAILCYDSEEVVGAWSAETETAVMARLGAVQDRLRAEGRLGPVARLMPTTAATTVRKGAEPLVLDGPFAETKEQLLGFYVVDCDSLDAAIEVAAELGRASGSAGAHEVRPLMLYRPGEAQVEAS from the coding sequence ATGTTGTACGCGATCCTCTGCTATGATTCCGAAGAGGTGGTCGGCGCCTGGAGCGCGGAAACCGAGACGGCGGTGATGGCGCGGCTGGGCGCGGTGCAGGACCGGCTTCGCGCCGAAGGGCGGCTCGGCCCCGTCGCCCGGCTGATGCCGACGACGGCGGCGACCACGGTGCGCAAGGGCGCCGAGCCGCTGGTGCTAGACGGCCCCTTCGCCGAAACCAAGGAACAGCTCCTCGGCTTCTACGTCGTCGATTGCGACAGCCTCGACGCCGCGATCGAGGTCGCGGCCGAACTCGGCCGGGCGAGCGGCTCGGCCGGCGCGCACGAGGTGCGGCCGCTGATGCTCTACCGGCCGGGCGAGGCGCAGGTGGAGGCTTCGTGA
- a CDS encoding putative RNA polymerase, sigma-24 subunit, ECF subfamily (TIGRFAM: RNA polymerase sigma-70~PFAM: sigma-70 region 2 domain protein; Sigma-70, region 4 type 2), with protein MTDLAWIDAALASARPRAVAALLRYFRDMDLAEEAYQEACLRALARWPEQGAPRDPAAWLILVGRNSGIDAVRKAARTEALPPEDQLSDLDDAEAGLADRLDEGQYRDDILRLLFVCCHPDLPATGAIALALRIVSGLTVAQIARAFLVGEKAMEQRITRAKARIADSGVAFETPGPIERAERLGAVAAMVYLIFNEGYSASGAEAGAREPLCREAIRLGRLLLRLFPSEPEILALTALMLLQHARSAARLDGEGQVVLLEDQDRGRWDGAMIAEGLALLDKAMRHRRPGPYQVQAAIAALHARAKTAADTDWAGIERLYATLERMQPSPVVTLNRAVALGRLSGPEAALDLIAPLGERLDGYFYYHGARGAFLDQLGRAEEARAAFVRAIGLAGSAAEAAYIRQQLDRLSQPK; from the coding sequence GTGACCGACCTCGCCTGGATCGACGCGGCGCTGGCGTCGGCCCGGCCGCGCGCGGTGGCCGCGCTGCTCCGCTATTTCCGCGACATGGACCTGGCCGAGGAGGCCTATCAGGAGGCCTGCCTGCGCGCGCTGGCGCGCTGGCCCGAGCAGGGGGCGCCGCGCGATCCCGCCGCCTGGCTGATCCTGGTCGGCCGCAACAGCGGAATCGACGCGGTGCGCAAGGCGGCGCGGACCGAGGCGCTGCCGCCCGAGGACCAGCTTTCCGACCTCGACGATGCCGAGGCCGGGCTCGCCGACCGGCTCGACGAGGGCCAGTATCGCGACGACATATTGCGGCTGCTGTTCGTCTGCTGCCATCCCGACCTGCCCGCCACCGGCGCGATCGCGCTGGCGCTGCGCATCGTCTCCGGCCTGACCGTGGCGCAGATCGCGCGCGCCTTCCTGGTCGGCGAGAAGGCGATGGAGCAGCGCATCACCCGCGCCAAGGCGCGCATCGCCGACAGCGGCGTGGCGTTCGAGACGCCGGGGCCGATCGAGCGGGCCGAGCGGCTGGGGGCGGTCGCCGCAATGGTCTACCTGATCTTCAATGAAGGCTATTCGGCGAGCGGCGCGGAGGCCGGCGCGCGCGAGCCGCTGTGTCGCGAGGCGATCCGGCTCGGCCGGCTGCTGCTGCGGCTGTTCCCGTCCGAGCCCGAGATCCTCGCGCTGACCGCGCTGATGCTGCTCCAGCATGCGCGCAGCGCGGCGCGGCTCGACGGGGAGGGGCAGGTCGTCCTGCTCGAGGACCAGGATCGCGGCCGCTGGGACGGCGCGATGATCGCCGAGGGGCTGGCGCTGCTCGACAAGGCGATGCGGCATCGCCGGCCCGGCCCCTATCAGGTGCAGGCGGCGATCGCGGCGCTCCACGCGCGGGCGAAGACCGCCGCCGACACCGACTGGGCCGGGATCGAGCGGCTCTATGCGACGCTCGAACGGATGCAGCCCTCGCCGGTGGTGACGCTCAACCGGGCGGTCGCGCTCGGCCGGCTGTCGGGGCCCGAGGCGGCGCTCGACCTGATCGCGCCGCTCGGCGAACGGCTCGACGGCTATTTCTATTATCATGGCGCGCGCGGCGCCTTCCTCGATCAGCTCGGCCGGGCGGAAGAGGCGCGCGCCGCGTTCGTCCGGGCGATCGGCCTGGCCGGCTCGGCGGCGGAGGCGGCCTATATCCGCCAGCAGCTCGATCGGCTATCGCAGCCCAAATAG
- a CDS encoding peptidase A24A, prepilin type IV (PFAM: peptidase A24A, prepilin type IV; peptidase A24A domain protein), whose protein sequence is MLIAAGALLGVIFGSFIATIVVRWPQGRSAARGRSACDGCGAPLGPARLVPVLSYAVQRGRAACCGGRIDPVHPLAELLGAAIGAIGVAAAPDLQQAIAGALFGWLLLALALLDLRHFWLPDRLTMVLALAGLVVGLAGLPPDLADRLIGGVAGFLLLEAVRHGYRRLRGRDGMGGGDPKLFGAIGLWLGWRMLPIVLLGAALAGLAAALLLSLAGRRLGATSRLPFGPFLALAAWGAWVAAAMGAIG, encoded by the coding sequence ATGCTGATCGCGGCAGGCGCGCTGCTGGGGGTGATCTTCGGCAGCTTCATCGCGACGATCGTCGTCCGCTGGCCGCAGGGCCGGTCGGCGGCGCGCGGCCGTTCCGCCTGCGACGGGTGCGGCGCGCCGCTCGGCCCGGCGCGGCTCGTGCCCGTCCTGAGCTATGCCGTGCAGCGCGGCCGGGCGGCCTGTTGCGGCGGCCGGATCGACCCCGTCCATCCGCTCGCCGAGCTGCTCGGCGCGGCGATCGGCGCGATCGGCGTGGCGGCAGCCCCCGATCTCCAGCAGGCGATCGCCGGGGCGTTGTTCGGCTGGCTGCTGCTCGCCCTGGCGCTGCTCGACCTCCGCCATTTCTGGCTGCCCGACCGGCTGACGATGGTGCTGGCGCTGGCCGGGCTGGTCGTCGGACTGGCCGGACTGCCGCCCGATCTTGCCGACCGGCTGATCGGCGGCGTGGCGGGTTTCCTGCTGCTGGAGGCGGTGCGCCACGGCTATCGCCGGCTGCGCGGCCGCGACGGGATGGGGGGCGGCGACCCCAAGCTGTTCGGGGCGATCGGCCTGTGGCTCGGCTGGCGCATGTTGCCGATCGTCCTGCTCGGCGCGGCGCTGGCGGGGTTGGCGGCGGCGCTGCTCCTGTCGCTGGCGGGCCGCCGCCTCGGCGCGACCTCGCGGCTGCCCTTCGGCCCCTTCCTGGCGCTCGCCGCGTGGGGCGCCTGGGTGGCCGCCGCGATGGGGGCGATCGGGTAA
- a CDS encoding phosphate ABC transporter, inner membrane subunit PstA (TIGRFAM: phosphate ABC transporter, inner membrane subunit PstA~PFAM: binding-protein-dependent transport systems inner membrane component): MDRALVRRISNIAFIVLTAIATLIALTALVLILWSLLSKGIGGLDTKIFTMTQPAPGSEGGLSNAIMGSLIMCGIGLAIAVVVGVLAGTWLSEYGGATRYGQVVRFLNDVLLSAPSILIGLFVYEILVRPFHGFSAWAGGVALAILAMPIVTRTTEDILSLQPSALREAGMALGASRAFVIRKIVWKSARAGLVTGALLGFARISGETAPLLFTALGNQFFSTELTQPMASLPTTIFQFALSAYDDWQRLAWVGALLIAAAVLSINIIGRIVAREARRS, encoded by the coding sequence ATGGACCGCGCTCTCGTTCGCCGCATCTCCAACATCGCCTTCATCGTGCTGACCGCGATCGCGACGCTGATCGCGCTCACCGCGCTGGTGCTGATCCTCTGGTCGCTGCTCAGCAAGGGCATCGGCGGGCTCGACACGAAGATCTTCACCATGACCCAGCCGGCGCCGGGTTCCGAGGGCGGCCTGTCGAACGCGATCATGGGATCGCTGATCATGTGCGGCATCGGCCTGGCGATCGCCGTCGTGGTCGGCGTCCTCGCCGGCACCTGGCTGTCCGAATATGGCGGCGCCACCCGCTACGGCCAGGTCGTCCGCTTCCTCAACGACGTTCTGCTGTCGGCGCCGTCGATCCTGATCGGCCTGTTCGTCTACGAGATATTGGTGCGGCCCTTCCACGGCTTCTCGGCCTGGGCGGGCGGCGTCGCCCTCGCCATTCTCGCCATGCCGATCGTCACCCGCACGACCGAGGACATCCTCAGCCTCCAGCCCAGCGCGCTGCGCGAGGCGGGCATGGCGCTCGGCGCCAGCCGCGCCTTCGTGATCCGCAAGATCGTCTGGAAGTCGGCCCGCGCCGGCCTCGTCACCGGCGCGCTGCTTGGTTTCGCCCGGATCAGCGGCGAAACCGCGCCGCTGCTGTTCACCGCGCTCGGCAACCAGTTCTTCTCGACCGAGCTGACCCAGCCGATGGCCAGCCTGCCGACCACCATCTTCCAGTTCGCGCTGTCCGCCTATGACGACTGGCAGCGCCTGGCCTGGGTCGGCGCGCTGCTGATCGCCGCCGCCGTTCTCTCCATCAACATCATCGGGCGTATCGTCGCCCGGGAGGCCCGCCGTTCATGA
- a CDS encoding phosphate ABC transporter, periplasmic phosphate-binding protein (TIGRFAM: phosphate ABC transporter, periplasmic phosphate-binding protein~PFAM: extracellular solute-binding protein, family 1), producing MLKHFVAALSAGLVLASGMVSAAHAANISGAGATFPAPLYAKWAETYKATTGIGLNYQAIGSGGGIKQIKAKTVDFGASDKPLKPDELAAAGLYQFPTVMGGVVPIVNLPGVKPGQIKMTGAVLADIFMGGIRKWNDPRIARLNPGVKLMPMPITVVHRSDGSGTSFLFTTYLAMKNPVWAKKVGASDAVSWPTGIGGKGNDGVSAFVKQTMGSIGYVEYAYAKQNRATFVLLQNKAGQFVAPGAANFAAAAAGAQWAKAPGNYVLLLDQPGPKTWPITGATFILVYRNQADPATGGSVLKFFDWAYKAGDASAAQLDYVPLPAAVKTLVRKQWLTSVTAGRKPVYVPR from the coding sequence ATGCTCAAGCATTTCGTCGCCGCGCTGAGCGCTGGCCTGGTCCTCGCCTCGGGCATGGTTTCCGCCGCCCATGCCGCCAACATCTCGGGCGCGGGCGCGACCTTCCCCGCGCCGCTCTATGCGAAATGGGCGGAGACCTACAAGGCGACCACCGGCATCGGCCTCAACTACCAGGCGATCGGCTCGGGCGGCGGCATCAAGCAGATCAAGGCGAAGACCGTCGATTTCGGCGCGTCGGACAAGCCGCTGAAGCCGGACGAACTGGCGGCCGCAGGCCTCTACCAGTTCCCGACCGTGATGGGCGGCGTGGTTCCGATCGTGAACCTGCCCGGCGTCAAGCCCGGCCAGATCAAGATGACCGGCGCGGTCCTCGCCGACATCTTCATGGGCGGCATCCGCAAGTGGAACGATCCGCGCATCGCGCGGCTCAACCCCGGCGTGAAGCTGATGCCGATGCCGATCACCGTCGTCCATCGCTCGGACGGCTCGGGCACCTCCTTCCTCTTCACCACCTATCTGGCGATGAAGAACCCGGTCTGGGCGAAGAAGGTCGGCGCCAGCGACGCCGTGTCCTGGCCGACCGGCATCGGCGGCAAGGGCAATGACGGCGTCTCGGCCTTCGTCAAGCAGACGATGGGCTCGATCGGCTATGTCGAATATGCCTATGCCAAGCAGAACCGGGCGACCTTCGTCCTGCTGCAGAACAAGGCGGGCCAGTTCGTCGCTCCGGGCGCGGCCAATTTCGCCGCCGCCGCGGCGGGCGCGCAATGGGCCAAGGCGCCGGGTAACTATGTCCTGCTGCTCGACCAGCCGGGCCCGAAGACCTGGCCGATCACCGGCGCGACCTTCATCCTCGTCTATCGCAACCAGGCCGATCCGGCGACGGGCGGCAGCGTCCTGAAATTCTTCGACTGGGCCTATAAGGCGGGCGATGCCTCGGCGGCGCAGCTCGACTATGTGCCGCTGCCGGCGGCCGTGAAGACCCTGGTCCGCAAGCAATGGTTGACCAGCGTGACGGCGGGCCGCAAGCCCGTCTATGTTCCGCGCTGA